ttttgctttttatcacAGGAGAGATTGTATTTTCTGCTAAAGCAAGTTTGCATGTTATTCCACCATTCCCAAACTTAAAGTTGCAATTTTTTCCTATGGAGGAGATTCAGCTTTACAGCAGCAATTGTATAAGAGGTGAAATTAAGATAAAACTAGTACGTAGGTATAAAGCCCAATAGCCCTTTTAGACTCAAAAAACCTTTAATCCTGTTAGttcttaaagaaacaaagaacattGCTCTTTTATACATTGCATGAATTAATttgtttgaattatttatttccaagtttttgttttatctgttttcactgcagtggaatagaacttcttttttccattaGCTGACTCACTTAACTTAATGGAAACAGGGTTAATAATTAGAGGCTTATGTAAAAATGAGTTCAttataaataatggaaaaaaaataacctgaaaCTGTTTTCCTACATGATCCTGttgttggttgttggttttttttccaaattgatCAGTTTGTTACATTTGAAATATTcatattcttttaaaactgtgttttcttgcaGAGAATTCTTGAATTGGAGAGCTCTCTTGCAAATTGCTCACAAGATGACAGAAAGCGTTCAGAGGAATTAAACACTTTGATGGAAtctgaaaaaaagcagcatagcAAGGAAGTGAGTGATATAGTTGAAAAACACAAGGAGGAACTGGATAAcgtgaagcagcagcaggaaaaactTTGGACAGAAAAACTTCAGATTTTACAGCAGCAACATGtaattgaaatagaaaaaatgagagagaagcaAGAACAAGAGATAGATACgatactgaaagagaaagaaacagttttccGTACACATATAGAAGAGATGAAtgaaaaaacattagaaaaacttgatgtgaaacaaacagaattgGAAACACTGTCATCTGAGCTATCTGAAGCACTAAAAGTACGTCAAGATTTAGAACAAGAGCTCTCAGAATTGAAAAGCAAAGTAGGTGAAGCAAAGCAAGAATTTGAAGGAAAGttggaagcagagagaaatcgGCACAAAGAAGAGGTTGAAATTATGTTAAAAGAGCATGAGATGTCTATTCAAGGAGTCGAGAAGGTACTGAAGGAGGAACTAAACCAAATGAAGCAATCAttggaggagaaggagagactgctggaggaaataaaagcacGTGAGCAAGAACTAAAGGAATCTGCACAAAGATCTGAAGCTGAACTTGTCCAGGTGTCTGCAAGGCTAACAGAGGCTTCCCTATCTCAGCAAAATACTTCTAATGAGCAGGTAAAACAATATGAAGAGGAATTAGCAAATCTCCAGCAAAAGCTGAAGGaattgaaaggagaaaaattgcaACTTAATGAGCAGTTAGTAAATACTGAATCCCAGCTGAATGAAGTAAAGAGTGAGTTAGAATTATACATCTCTCAGGTACAGGACCTGAAGCAACATTTGCAGGAGCAAAGCGATGAAAATTCCCAGAAAGTAACGTCTCTAACACAACAGTATGAATGTAAACTGAAGGATCTGCAAGAAGAGGCTGATAAGGCAAAGCAAAGTCTAACTGAGAGGGAAAATGACATCGAACATGTGAAAAAGGTACAGAATGAACAAATGGAAGAGCTGAAACAGAAACTGTTGGCCACGGAGGAGAGAATTAGTACTTTACAAGGAGACTATGAAAATAAGCTAAAAcgtcaggaaaacaaactggagaaaatgaagcagaaatcaAAAGATATGCAGGAAACCTTCAAAAAGAAACTTGCTGAGCAAGAATCTAAGCTAAAGAAAGAGCTTGAAAATAAGCAATTGGAGTTCAGTCAGAAAGAGAGTGAATTCAATGCTAAAATGTTGGAAATGGCACATGCCAGCTCAGCCGGAATCAATGACGCTGTGTCAAAACTGGAGTCTAATCAGAAGGAGCAACTGGAGAGTCTTGCTGAGGCTCACAAGAGGGAGCTGGAAGAAATTAGCCGAAGTTGGGAAAAGAAACTCAATCAGCAGGCTGAAGAGCTccaggaaaaacatgaaatggaaatgcaagagaaagagcaggaaCTTGGAGATCTAAAAGAGAAACTTGCCACCTTCAGTGCTGAGATGAGTGCTCTGTCAAATAATGAAAGTGGCTTGAAAGCACAGCTCCAAAAGCTGGAGGGTGATCTTAGTCAGTCCCTGAAAGAGAAATCAGGACTTCAGGAACAGATCAGTAGGCAGAAAGCAATTGAAGAGAAGGACAAAGCCAGAATTACTGAGCTGGCTGATAAGCTGAAAACCCTGGAGGAGAGACTCCAAACTGTGCAGTCTTCTCACAATAAGGACTGTGaaaattatgagaaaaaaattgagGCTTTTCAGCTGCAAGAAACTGAGGTTAAGGAGCTTGTAGCACAATTAAATGCTTATTGGAAGAGCGCTGAAGACCTattgcaaacaaaaagcaatgaattaattgaaaaatgtaatgaaaaaattGGCATAGTAACATGCAAAATTGCAGATTGTGAGCGCCAAACTACAAAAGTTAAAGAAGCAGTAATTGTTAAAGTGAATAAGTCAGTGCAACAGCTGCAAGAAAAGGACAATGTAATTAAGTCCATGAGGGCTGATATTGAAGGACTtgtaacagaaaaggaacaacTGCAAAAAGAAGGAGGGCATCAGAAgcaagcagcaacagaaaaagaaacttgcaTAACACAGCTCAAGAAAGAGTTATCAGAAAATATCAATGCTGTCACCTCAATGAGGGAGGAACTCCGGGAAAAAGAATCAGAGATCTCAACTctcaacaaaacaataaatgagCTTAACATTAGACTTGAAAGCATGGTAAGCataacagagaaagaagcagccaTCTCTCTATTAAGCACACAACATCAAGAGGAGCGGTTGCAGTTGTTAAACCAGGTTCAGGAGTTATCATCCAGTGTTGAGTtgctgaaacaagaaaaagcatcagCTCTTGAGCAGGTAGATCTCTGTACAGCCAAGCTGTCAGAGTGGAAGTCAAAAGCACAAACGAAGTTTACACAAAATCATGAAACTATTAAAGATTTGCAGAGCAAACTTGAGGTAAGCAATATGCAAGCCACTAAAAAAGATGAAGAGctaaagaagctgaaggaggagCTGGCTCAGCAAGGCAAGGATCTTGATAGTTTAAAAAGtgcactggaagaaaaggaaaataggatagaaaaacaagaaactgaGTTAACTGCAGAGTTGAAAATCCAAGCAGCAAGAGTTGCTGAACTGGAAGAACGCATTGCactgaaaacttcagaaaatgattCCTTGATGGAGGAACTTAAAAGGTATAATGAGCAAAAAGACGTGGAGCAAAAAAAGGTAGCTTTGCAACTCCAGCAGGCAGAGAAGGTTGCTTTTGAAAAAGACAATAGATTTAAGGAGGCTGAAGAAAGAGTGCTCAAtcttgaaaaggaaataagttctctgaaagctgaatgtgaagcaaaagagagagaatttgaTCAAATGAAATCAGCAATActtaaaagcaaagaggaggaaCTGAGAGAGTTAGAAGAGAGACTGAATGCAGAGAATAGCACTAAGTTGGCAGATCTGAAAAAGAAGGCAGAGCAAAAAATTGGTTCAATTAAAAGGCAATTGACGTctcagatggaagaaaaggaacagcaattaaaacaagATAGGGAGAATCAGGTAAGACTTTTGGAACAAGAAGTGCAGGAAAGAGAGGCCAAAATTGAATCCCTAGAAGAAAAGGTGAAGTCAACAAGAGATTCCACAGAATTAGAGAGAGAAATGCTGCAAAAAATAGAGAGTGCTAAAGCTGCTatagagcaagaaaaaaatgaaatacttaacAGTGTCCAACAGTCATATGAAGAGAAAATTAACAAGCTACAGAAGGTCTTGATAGAAAAAAGTGAGTTGTTGCAGAAGTATGAAAGTGAACAACCTGAAGGTATAGACTCTCTTCTagaactgcaaaacaaacaggaagaactCCTTAAAAAATTGGAATGTGCtgagaagagacagagagaggagCAGACTGTGACTGAAAATCTCAGGAAGGAGCTTGAAGAGCAGgctaaaaaatattctttgctaGTGGATGAGCATGCTCAGTGTGGTGATGATTTAGCAAGTAGTAGGGAAGAACTGAAAGCTAAAGATCAAAAAAATTTGGATATGGAGAATATAATTGGagatttccagaaaaaaatgcaggaaaaagatGCAGTCAGTCACTCTTTAGAACAGAAGGTGAGAGAATTGGAAGATAATCTAAATAAAGTAAATGAAGTGCATAGGATAGAGATGGAAGACAGCAGcttgaaatatgaagaaaaccTAAAGAGTTTACAGCaacagctggaagaaagaaatgaccgcttaaaagcttttgaagaaaatgctgaagaaaagaataaatctggTTTGGAGCTGCAGAAGTTACTGGATGATATGCAAAACCAGCAGAAGGACTTGCAAGCTAAACTGGAGGAGACTGAAAGGGAGAAACAGAAACTACGTAAAGATGTAAATAGTCTTCAAAAGGACCTGCGTACTCTGCGAAAAGAACATCAGCAGGAGCTTGACATAGTTAAGAAGGAGTCCTTAGaagaaatggagcagaaaaTCAGGTCAGTTCCTCATTCCTGGTCTggttaacatctttatttttaaccacTTATACCTTAAGAAGACTTCTTTATAGCCTGATTTTTAACAGTGAAATGATGActggtatttttctgtttttgtttgtttgtttctagatagacttaaacagaaagcaaggaaCAACTTAATGGTAGAACTTCATGAACACATAAAACATTACTTGATTCAGCAGTTTAAAATATGGTTTCTCATTTGACAGAATAATACCACTTGAATTGTTCAGTAATGGTTATTTTCAACATTACCAGAACATAAGATACAGTTTTAGTTTcttgaaacaagaaataaagtttACCAAATCCCAGTTCCGAGAGCTTCATGCCAGTACCCTGTAAAGTAGCTTAATATCAATTTAAAGTTCAGACTTTGAACAGGGAtggtgggaggaaaagaagtggTAATAAGAATTCTTCATATGTACAAAAAAATGTAGTATGAAGTTCAGTGTTCTGATAGTTTATCAGGCGAGGAAGTTCCTAAAAATTATGCCATGGGGGcccatttatttcaaattttctAGCAAAAAATGTGTATCTTTGAGGGAAGGAGAATGGGAGGACAGCAGTGCACGATGGTACATTTctggtttggttgttttattttgttgggtgtttttcaaatgaagcaCCTGTGTCTCCCAGGTGAATTAGATGGGAAAGGGAATCCCATGGAGTTCAAAACCAACCTGCTATAAAATAGTTCTGGAATCTTG
The window above is part of the Coturnix japonica isolate 7356 chromosome 2, Coturnix japonica 2.1, whole genome shotgun sequence genome. Proteins encoded here:
- the GOLGA4 gene encoding golgin subfamily A member 4 isoform X9 yields the protein MIAEPAFLSEYTIFALDPTKQLKPQSDGVNLPKQLVPRSTENNGSEPASPQPNDAQSFTQRLQLRVPSMESLFRSPVKESLFRSSSKESLVRTSSRDSLNRLDVDATGPTFDPPSDIESETEEVSGNADSLSKEQLLQRLRRMERSLGNYRGKYTELVSAYQVIQREKKKLQGILSQSQDKALRRIGELREELQMDQQAKKHLQEEFDASLEEKDQLISVLQTQVSLLKQRLQNGQIGTELPDPNNQSEPQVQSQTKEINSENMMEPGSDEGNEDSVKTLETLHQRVKRQENLLQRCKEMIRSHKERCAQLTNEKEALQEQLEERLQELEKMKDLHMGEKTKLITQLRDAKNLIEQLEQDKGMVIAETKRQMHETLEMKEEEVAQLRARIKQITTQGEELKELKEKSERAAFEELERALSVAQRTEEARKKLQAEMDEKIKAVEKASEEERVNLQQELTRVKQEVVEIMKKSSEGRVAELEKLHKKEMATKDQELNERLQAQEREFQEKMKAALEKNQSECLKTLQEQKQQESLALEELELQKKAIQSECDKKLEEMNQEVETFRTRILELESSLANCSQDDRKRSEELNTLMESEKKQHSKEVSDIVEKHKEELDNVKQQQEKLWTEKLQILQQQHVIEIEKMREKQEQEIDTILKEKETVFRTHIEEMNEKTLEKLDVKQTELETLSSELSEALKVRQDLEQELSELKSKVGEAKQEFEGKLEAERNRHKEEVEIMLKEHEMSIQGVEKVLKEELNQMKQSLEEKERLLEEIKAREQELKESAQRSEAELVQVSARLTEASLSQQNTSNEQVKQYEEELANLQQKLKELKGEKLQLNEQLVNTESQLNEVKSELELYISQVQDLKQHLQEQSDENSQKVTSLTQQYECKLKDLQEEADKAKQSLTERENDIEHVKKVQNEQMEELKQKLLATEERISTLQGDYENKLKRQENKLEKMKQKSKDMQETFKKKLAEQESKLKKELENKQLEFSQKESEFNAKMLEMAHASSAGINDAVSKLESNQKEQLESLAEAHKRELEEISRSWEKKLNQQAEELQEKHEMEMQEKEQELGDLKEKLATFSAEMSALSNNESGLKAQLQKLEGDLSQSLKEKSGLQEQISRQKAIEEKDKARITELADKLKTLEERLQTVQSSHNKDCENYEKKIEAFQLQETEVKELVAQLNAYWKSAEDLLQTKSNELIEKCNEKIGIVTCKIADCERQTTKVKEAVIVKVNKSVQQLQEKDNVIKSMRADIEGLVTEKEQLQKEGGHQKQAATEKETCITQLKKELSENINAVTSMREELREKESEISTLNKTINELNIRLESMVSITEKEAAISLLSTQHQEERLQLLNQVQELSSSVELLKQEKASALEQVDLCTAKLSEWKSKAQTKFTQNHETIKDLQSKLEVSNMQATKKDEELKKLKEELAQQGKDLDSLKSALEEKENRIEKQETELTAELKIQAARVAELEERIALKTSENDSLMEELKRYNEQKDVEQKKVALQLQQAEKVAFEKDNRFKEAEERVLNLEKEISSLKAECEAKEREFDQMKSAILKSKEEELRELEERLNAENSTKLADLKKKAEQKIGSIKRQLTSQMEEKEQQLKQDRENQVRLLEQEVQEREAKIESLEEKVKSTRDSTELEREMLQKIESAKAAIEQEKNEILNSVQQSYEEKINKLQKVLIEKSELLQKYESEQPEGIDSLLELQNKQEELLKKLECAEKRQREEQTVTENLRKELEEQAKKYSLLVDEHAQCGDDLASSREELKAKDQKNLDMENIIGDFQKKMQEKDAVSHSLEQKVRELEDNLNKVNEVHRIEMEDSSLKYEENLKSLQQQLEERNDRLKAFEENAEEKNKSGLELQKLLDDMQNQQKDLQAKLEETEREKQKLRKDVNSLQKDLRTLRKEHQQELDIVKKESLEEMEQKIRCEQEDIELKHNSTLKQLMREFNTQLAQKEMELETAVKETISKAQEVESELIENHQIETTQLHKKIAEKDDDLKRTVKKYEEILEAREEEMTTKVHELQTQLEELQKEYKQRMAEKDHRNSENVAIAELQAQLAQKTTLVNDSKLKEQEFREQIHVLEDRLKNYEKKMYVTSVGTPYRDGNLHHTDVSLFGEPTEFEYLRKVLFEYMMGRETKTMAKVITTVLKFPADQTQKILEREDARPLNSFSPSLSLQWNVEFCR
- the GOLGA4 gene encoding golgin subfamily A member 4 isoform X7, coding for MRAVLLFSSPRPTLPSLPLRRRAVATAAQDWQEAAVALRPRGEKEEGGQGGRAGGDGAGLCADRACAAEGRLRSLSLLTGCVRYRRAGWVTPGQGEVPPRSPPPTVKRSRSSSLAEQNDEGTLTPDKENLPKQLVPRSTENNGSEPASPQPNDAQSFTQRLQLRVPSMESLFRSPVKESLFRSSSKESLVRTSSRDSLNRLDVDATGPTFDPPSDIESETEEVSGNADSLSKEQLLQRLRRMERSLGNYRGKYTELVSAYQVIQREKKKLQGILSQSQDKALRRIGELREELQMDQQAKKHLQEEFDASLEEKDQLISVLQTQVSLLKQRLQNGQIGTELPDPNNQSEPQVQSQTKEINSENMMEPGSDEGNEDSVKTLETLHQRVKRQENLLQRCKEMIRSHKERCAQLTNEKEALQEQLEERLQELEKMKDLHMGEKTKLITQLRDAKNLIEQLEQDKGMVIAETKRQMHETLEMKEEEVAQLRARIKQITTQGEELKELKEKSERAAFEELERALSVAQRTEEARKKLQAEMDEKIKAVEKASEEERVNLQQELTRVKQEVVEIMKKSSEGRVAELEKLHKKEMATKDQELNERLQAQEREFQEKMKAALEKNQSECLKTLQEQKQQESLALEELELQKKAIQSECDKKLEEMNQEVETFRTRILELESSLANCSQDDRKRSEELNTLMESEKKQHSKEVSDIVEKHKEELDNVKQQQEKLWTEKLQILQQQHVIEIEKMREKQEQEIDTILKEKETVFRTHIEEMNEKTLEKLDVKQTELETLSSELSEALKVRQDLEQELSELKSKVGEAKQEFEGKLEAERNRHKEEVEIMLKEHEMSIQGVEKVLKEELNQMKQSLEEKERLLEEIKAREQELKESAQRSEAELVQVSARLTEASLSQQNTSNEQVKQYEEELANLQQKLKELKGEKLQLNEQLVNTESQLNEVKSELELYISQVQDLKQHLQEQSDENSQKVTSLTQQYECKLKDLQEEADKAKQSLTERENDIEHVKKVQNEQMEELKQKLLATEERISTLQGDYENKLKRQENKLEKMKQKSKDMQETFKKKLAEQESKLKKELENKQLEFSQKESEFNAKMLEMAHASSAGINDAVSKLESNQKEQLESLAEAHKRELEEISRSWEKKLNQQAEELQEKHEMEMQEKEQELGDLKEKLATFSAEMSALSNNESGLKAQLQKLEGDLSQSLKEKSGLQEQISRQKAIEEKDKARITELADKLKTLEERLQTVQSSHNKDCENYEKKIEAFQLQETEVKELVAQLNAYWKSAEDLLQTKSNELIEKCNEKIGIVTCKIADCERQTTKVKEAVIVKVNKSVQQLQEKDNVIKSMRADIEGLVTEKEQLQKEGGHQKQAATEKETCITQLKKELSENINAVTSMREELREKESEISTLNKTINELNIRLESMVSITEKEAAISLLSTQHQEERLQLLNQVQELSSSVELLKQEKASALEQVDLCTAKLSEWKSKAQTKFTQNHETIKDLQSKLEVSNMQATKKDEELKKLKEELAQQGKDLDSLKSALEEKENRIEKQETELTAELKIQAARVAELEERIALKTSENDSLMEELKRYNEQKDVEQKKVALQLQQAEKVAFEKDNRFKEAEERVLNLEKEISSLKAECEAKEREFDQMKSAILKSKEEELRELEERLNAENSTKLADLKKKAEQKIGSIKRQLTSQMEEKEQQLKQDRENQVRLLEQEVQEREAKIESLEEKVKSTRDSTELEREMLQKIESAKAAIEQEKNEILNSVQQSYEEKINKLQKVLIEKSELLQKYESEQPEGIDSLLELQNKQEELLKKLECAEKRQREEQTVTENLRKELEEQAKKYSLLVDEHAQCGDDLASSREELKAKDQKNLDMENIIGDFQKKMQEKDAVSHSLEQKVRELEDNLNKVNEVHRIEMEDSSLKYEENLKSLQQQLEERNDRLKAFEENAEEKNKSGLELQKLLDDMQNQQKDLQAKLEETEREKQKLRKDVNSLQKDLRTLRKEHQQELDIVKKESLEEMEQKIRCEQEDIELKHNSTLKQLMREFNTQLAQKEMELETAVKETISKAQEVESELIENHQIETTQLHKKIAEKDDDLKRTVKKYEEILEAREEEMTTKVHELQTQLEELQKEYKQRMAEKDHRNSENVAIAELQAQLAQKTTLVNDSKLKEQEFREQIHVLEDRLKNYEKKMYVTSVGTPYRDGNLHHTDVSLFGEPTEFEYLRKVLFEYMMGRETKTMAKVITTVLKFPADQTQKILEREDARPLNSFSPSLSLQWNVEFCR
- the GOLGA4 gene encoding golgin subfamily A member 4 isoform X5, which translates into the protein MGRALNHPRSRAGPGRAPAWGGQRIPGGSLCLAAPRTASSTRLHVGRAGAATRSPAEEGGDPRTVRCRPRPSGAGARFQCHLTAGGKRRGGGGGRRGLRGRQRAPLAAGPAAMFKKLKQKISEEQAPPRGAGGRAAPLQSQVPPRSPPPTVKRSRSSSLAEQNDEGTLTPDKENLPKQLVPRSTENNGSEPASPQPNDAQSFTQRLQLRVPSMESLFRSPVKESLFRSSSKESLVRTSSRDSLNRLDVDATGPTFDPPSDIESETEEVSGNADSLSKEQLLQRLRRMERSLGNYRGKYTELVSAYQVIQREKKKLQGILSQSQDKALRRIGELREELQMDQQAKKHLQEEFDASLEEKDQLISVLQTQVSLLKQRLQNGQIGTELPDPNNQSEPQVQSQTKEINSENMMEPGSDEGNEDSVKTLETLHQRVKRQENLLQRCKEMIRSHKERCAQLTNEKEALQEQLEERLQELEKMKDLHMGEKTKLITQLRDAKNLIEQLEQDKGMVIAETKRQMHETLEMKEEEVAQLRARIKQITTQGEELKELKEKSERAAFEELERALSVAQRTEEARKKLQAEMDEKIKAVEKASEEERVNLQQELTRVKQEVVEIMKKSSEGRVAELEKLHKKEMATKDQELNERLQAQEREFQEKMKAALEKNQSECLKTLQEQKQQESLALEELELQKKAIQSECDKKLEEMNQEVETFRTRILELESSLANCSQDDRKRSEELNTLMESEKKQHSKEVSDIVEKHKEELDNVKQQQEKLWTEKLQILQQQHVIEIEKMREKQEQEIDTILKEKETVFRTHIEEMNEKTLEKLDVKQTELETLSSELSEALKVRQDLEQELSELKSKVGEAKQEFEGKLEAERNRHKEEVEIMLKEHEMSIQGVEKVLKEELNQMKQSLEEKERLLEEIKAREQELKESAQRSEAELVQVSARLTEASLSQQNTSNEQVKQYEEELANLQQKLKELKGEKLQLNEQLVNTESQLNEVKSELELYISQVQDLKQHLQEQSDENSQKVTSLTQQYECKLKDLQEEADKAKQSLTERENDIEHVKKVQNEQMEELKQKLLATEERISTLQGDYENKLKRQENKLEKMKQKSKDMQETFKKKLAEQESKLKKELENKQLEFSQKESEFNAKMLEMAHASSAGINDAVSKLESNQKEQLESLAEAHKRELEEISRSWEKKLNQQAEELQEKHEMEMQEKEQELGDLKEKLATFSAEMSALSNNESGLKAQLQKLEGDLSQSLKEKSGLQEQISRQKAIEEKDKARITELADKLKTLEERLQTVQSSHNKDCENYEKKIEAFQLQETEVKELVAQLNAYWKSAEDLLQTKSNELIEKCNEKIGIVTCKIADCERQTTKVKEAVIVKVNKSVQQLQEKDNVIKSMRADIEGLVTEKEQLQKEGGHQKQAATEKETCITQLKKELSENINAVTSMREELREKESEISTLNKTINELNIRLESMVSITEKEAAISLLSTQHQEERLQLLNQVQELSSSVELLKQEKASALEQVDLCTAKLSEWKSKAQTKFTQNHETIKDLQSKLEVSNMQATKKDEELKKLKEELAQQGKDLDSLKSALEEKENRIEKQETELTAELKIQAARVAELEERIALKTSENDSLMEELKRYNEQKDVEQKKVALQLQQAEKVAFEKDNRFKEAEERVLNLEKEISSLKAECEAKEREFDQMKSAILKSKEEELRELEERLNAENSTKLADLKKKAEQKIGSIKRQLTSQMEEKEQQLKQDRENQVRLLEQEVQEREAKIESLEEKVKSTRDSTELEREMLQKIESAKAAIEQEKNEILNSVQQSYEEKINKLQKVLIEKSELLQKYESEQPEGIDSLLELQNKQEELLKKLECAEKRQREEQTVTENLRKELEEQAKKYSLLVDEHAQCGDDLASSREELKAKDQKNLDMENIIGDFQKKMQEKDAVSHSLEQKVRELEDNLNKVNEVHRIEMEDSSLKYEENLKSLQQQLEERNDRLKAFEENAEEKNKSGLELQKLLDDMQNQQKDLQAKLEETEREKQKLRKDVNSLQKDLRTLRKEHQQELDIVKKESLEEMEQKIRCEQEDIELKHNSTLKQLMREFNTQLAQKEMELETAVKETISKAQEVESELIENHQIETTQLHKKIAEKDDDLKRTVKKYEEILEAREEEMTTKVHELQTQLEELQKEYKQRMAEKDHRNSENVAIAELQAQLAQKTTLVNDSKLKEQEFREQIHVLEDRLKNYEKKMYVTSVGTPYRDGNLHHTDVSLFGEPTEFEYLRKVLFEYMMGRETKTMAKVITTVLKFPADQTQKILEREDARPLFASPRSGIF
- the GOLGA4 gene encoding golgin subfamily A member 4 isoform X3: MGRALNHPRSRAGPGRAPAWGGQRIPGGSLCLAAPRTASSTRLHVGRAGAATRSPAEEGGDPRTVRCRPRPSGAGARFQCHLTAGGKRRGGGGGRRGLRGRQRAPLAAGPAAMFKKLKQKISEEQAPPRGAGGRAAPLQSQVPPRSPPPTVKRSRSSSLAEQNDEGTLTPDKELLAGMIAEPAFLSEYTIFALDPTKQLKPQSDGVNLPKQLVPRSTENNGSEPASPQPNDAQSFTQRLQLRVPSMESLFRSPVKESLFRSSSKESLVRTSSRDSLNRLDVDATGPTFDPPSDIESETEEVSGNADSLSKEQLLQRLRRMERSLGNYRGKYTELVSAYQVIQREKKKLQGILSQSQDKALRRIGELREELQMDQQAKKHLQEEFDASLEEKDQLISVLQTQVSLLKQRLQNGQIGTELPDPNNQSEPQVQSQTKEINSENMMEPGSDEGNEDSVKTLETLHQRVKRQENLLQRCKEMIRSHKERCAQLTNEKEALQEQLEERLQELEKMKDLHMGEKTKLITQLRDAKNLIEQLEQDKGMVIAETKRQMHETLEMKEEEVAQLRARIKQITTQGEELKELKEKSERAAFEELERALSVAQRTEEARKKLQAEMDEKIKAVEKASEEERVNLQQELTRVKQEVVEIMKKSSEGRVAELEKLHKKEMATKDQELNERLQAQEREFQEKMKAALEKNQSECLKTLQEQKQQESLALEELELQKKAIQSECDKKLEEMNQEVETFRTRILELESSLANCSQDDRKRSEELNTLMESEKKQHSKEVSDIVEKHKEELDNVKQQQEKLWTEKLQILQQQHVIEIEKMREKQEQEIDTILKEKETVFRTHIEEMNEKTLEKLDVKQTELETLSSELSEALKVRQDLEQELSELKSKVGEAKQEFEGKLEAERNRHKEEVEIMLKEHEMSIQGVEKVLKEELNQMKQSLEEKERLLEEIKAREQELKESAQRSEAELVQVSARLTEASLSQQNTSNEQVKQYEEELANLQQKLKELKGEKLQLNEQLVNTESQLNEVKSELELYISQVQDLKQHLQEQSDENSQKVTSLTQQYECKLKDLQEEADKAKQSLTERENDIEHVKKVQNEQMEELKQKLLATEERISTLQGDYENKLKRQENKLEKMKQKSKDMQETFKKKLAEQESKLKKELENKQLEFSQKESEFNAKMLEMAHASSAGINDAVSKLESNQKEQLESLAEAHKRELEEISRSWEKKLNQQAEELQEKHEMEMQEKEQELGDLKEKLATFSAEMSALSNNESGLKAQLQKLEGDLSQSLKEKSGLQEQISRQKAIEEKDKARITELADKLKTLEERLQTVQSSHNKDCENYEKKIEAFQLQETEVKELVAQLNAYWKSAEDLLQTKSNELIEKCNEKIGIVTCKIADCERQTTKVKEAVIVKVNKSVQQLQEKDNVIKSMRADIEGLVTEKEQLQKEGGHQKQAATEKETCITQLKKELSENINAVTSMREELREKESEISTLNKTINELNIRLESMVSITEKEAAISLLSTQHQEERLQLLNQVQELSSSVELLKQEKASALEQVDLCTAKLSEWKSKAQTKFTQNHETIKDLQSKLEVSNMQATKKDEELKKLKEELAQQGKDLDSLKSALEEKENRIEKQETELTAELKIQAARVAELEERIALKTSENDSLMEELKRYNEQKDVEQKKVALQLQQAEKVAFEKDNRFKEAEERVLNLEKEISSLKAECEAKEREFDQMKSAILKSKEEELRELEERLNAENSTKLADLKKKAEQKIGSIKRQLTSQMEEKEQQLKQDRENQVRLLEQEVQEREAKIESLEEKVKSTRDSTELEREMLQKIESAKAAIEQEKNEILNSVQQSYEEKINKLQKVLIEKSELLQKYESEQPEGIDSLLELQNKQEELLKKLECAEKRQREEQTVTENLRKELEEQAKKYSLLVDEHAQCGDDLASSREELKAKDQKNLDMENIIGDFQKKMQEKDAVSHSLEQKVRELEDNLNKVNEVHRIEMEDSSLKYEENLKSLQQQLEERNDRLKAFEENAEEKNKSGLELQKLLDDMQNQQKDLQAKLEETEREKQKLRKDVNSLQKDLRTLRKEHQQELDIVKKESLEEMEQKIRCEQEDIELKHNSTLKQLMREFNTQLAQKEMELETAVKETISKAQEVESELIENHQIETTQLHKKIAEKDDDLKRTVKKYEEILEAREEEMTTKVHELQTQLEELQKEYKQRMAEKDHRNSENVAIAELQAQLAQKTTLVNDSKLKEQEFREQIHVLEDRLKNYEKKMYVTSVGTPYRDGNLHHTDVSLFGEPTEFEYLRKVLFEYMMGRETKTMAKVITTVLKFPADQTQKILEREDARPLSWLRPS